The Argentina anserina chromosome 3, drPotAnse1.1, whole genome shotgun sequence genome includes a region encoding these proteins:
- the LOC126787868 gene encoding F-box/LRR-repeat protein At4g14103-like, giving the protein MDSTSKSQARAKDRISELPVAVLSHILSFLPTKYSLRTSILSTRWKHIWASVPNLDICDEATSDKTGFMGFVDRIMFSPQSSSIRKFRLNCSSVDDFSHIGSWVCSAIQRNAVEVDLCVEPSGERIFELPRPLLVSKTLEVLKLDSNYEINLPPGSFPSLRSLHVTVDSPDSDAMGTLISYCPVLENLTLDGTLGNWGNTVTVSAAELKSLRIRLRSTTNVLHDAHNFSINAPKLEYLDIEEDILSTYKLKNARSLVKAHAHVIDYSTIRGRDFLNRVTALMSTVSNVKYLSLSAMYLEDLCLSTFGNLSHLKLVANYCNYWDVPDLLERIPKLEYFVLEYEVINIGEDSAYQMMAMESVPNCLTSHLKSISIKGLKGEPSDLEMLKYLLRNGEVLEKMTIYAGGLLCTKEELNREVRMFKRGSKTCEVEYI; this is encoded by the exons ATGGATTCAACCTCTAAGAGCCAAGCAAGAGCTAAAGACAGGATCAGTGAATTGCCCGTGGCAGTTCTTTCTCACATACTCTCTTTCCTTCCCACAAAATACAGTTTGAGGACCAGCATATTATCCACAAGGTGGAAACACATATGGGCCTCTGTTCCCAATCTAGACATCTGTGATGAAGCAACATCAGACAAGACTGGATTCATGGGATTTGTTGATCGGATAATGTTCTCTCCTCAGTCATCTAGCATTAGGAAATTCCGTCTTAATTGTTCCTCTGTTGATGATTTCTCTCATATTGGAAGTTGGGTCTGCAGTGCCATCCAGCGTAATGCTGTTGAAGTTGATCTCTGTGTTGAACCATCTGGAGAGCGCATTTTTGAGTTGCCTCGGCCGCTTTTAGTCTCGAAAACACTAGAGGTTTTGAAGTTAGACTCGAATTATGAAATTAATCTTCCTCCTGGGAGTTTCCCTAGTCTCAGGTCCCTTCATGTTACAGTGGATTCTCCAGATAGTGATGCTATGGGAACACTCATTTCGTACTGCCCTGTGCTTGAAAATCTGACTTTAGATGGAACTCTTGGAAATTGGGGTAATACTGTCACTGTATCAGCAGCTGAACTGAAGAGTTTAAGAATAAGATTAAGGAGCACTACAAATGTTCTTCATGATGCGCACAACTTCTCGATTAATGCCCCAAAGCTTGAATACCTTGATATCGAGGAGGATATTCTGTCAACTTATAAGTTGAAGAATGCAAGATCCCTGGTGAAAGCCCATGCTCATGTCATTGACTATTCTACCATTAGAGGTCGTGACTTTCTTAATCGTGTAACTGCACTTATGTCAACTGTTTCAAATGTTAAATACCTGTCTCTTTCAGCTATGTACTTGGAG GATCTTTGTCTTTCGACTTTTGGTAATTTGAGCCACTTGAAGCTGGTTGCCAACTATTGCAATTACTGGGATGTGCCTGACTTGCTTGAGAGAATTCCTAAATTGGAATATTTTGTCTTAGAATATGAG GTGATAAATATAGGTGAGGATTCAGCGTATCAAATGATGGCAATGGAGTCTGTGCCTAATTGTTTGACGTCACACCTCAAAAGTATCTCCATAAAGGGATTAAAGGGTGAGCCCAGTGATCTGGAAATGTTGAAATATTTGTTAAGGAATGGTGAAGTCTTGGAGAAGATGACTATTTATGCTGGTGGTCTTCTGTGTACAAAAGAGGAGTTAAACAGGGAAGTTCGGATGTTCAAAAGGGGTTCAAAGACTTGTGAGGTCGAATACATCTGA